GCCTCAAACTGGGGTTCGTGTGCGCTTGCAACAAATACCGGATTGAACGGGAAGTCCTGAGACAAAATATTTATATCGCAAGAATCGATTAGTCCTGGACCTGCATAAATAATAGGTAGTCCGTCATTATCAAGTCCCGTATAGCGACTCCAATAAAACTGCCTGCGACCCGCTGGTGTAATAATTGTTCTTGCAATAGATGGCACATTTCGATGTATAGCGTCGCCCATGGAATATGTATTCCTGTCACAGAATTCTTCATGATTGGCTCCATCGGCGCTTTTGCTGACAGGTTCATGATGTGAAAAAACCTGCGATGTATGCAACCCTCGGTCGCAGAAAACATGTTCTTCGCAAGAGAGATAACCCATATAAATCGCATCATGCGCCATGACACCGTAAACAGGGATAGATAACGACAGTCCAAGGATGCGCGCAGCAACCAAGCCAGACCTCAAACCTGTATAGAACCCCGGACCCAAGCAAACAGCGATAAATGATAATGACTGCAGCTCTGAACATGCCTGACTGATTGCCTCTGCTATAAGTTCTGAATGCAGACGGCCAGAATCCTCTATACACTTCCCAACCGTTGTAATACGATTATTGTCAATTTCGAGGCACGCAATAGCCAAGCGCGAGGATGTATCTATTGCCAAAATCTTCATACGCCTACTGCGTGAGTGCCCTACTGTGACTGAGACATTGTGTGTGACTGAGACATTGTGTGGGTTATGAATGCAAGTTCTTTGATATCAAAACCCTTTGCATGCAGTGTAAAAATACGGGTATTATCCTTGGATGTAAAATCAATCTTGAAGCTAAGATACCTCGGCAAATTCCAAAAGAAACTCAGGGGCCATTCGACAACAGTGACTCTATTATCTAGGTCAAGATCAAAATCATCAAAGTCATGAATAAGCCTGTAACAGTCAACATGATTCATTCCGCCGTTTTGAGCAACATGCTCCCTTACCAAGGTAAAGGTCGGGCTAACAACCGCACTCTCAATTCCAAGACCGGCAGCTATACCCTTTGTAAAGGTGGTTTTTCCTGCACCAAGCTCACCAACAAGCAAGACAACATCTCCCGGTTTTAAGACACTTCCCAAAACATAACCAAGACATTCTGTTGCACCACAAGTTGGGACTTGTATGCTCCATGGAGGATGCGAAATAGTTGTATTGTGCTGAGCAACAACATTCGCAATTGCAAAACCGGATGAGTGGGTTACGCTGGCCGCCCATTCATTCAGGCCCAATTCATCTGCTTTGAGCAGCATACTACCAGAAAGAGATACAGAGATTGGCAAGTGTGTCCCGCCGGATGTTTGGATATCGTGCCATGTACCAGCAAGACCGCCAAGGGCTTTTATAACACTCTCCTTGAGGGCAAATCTAACAGAAAGGGCCTTTCTGTTATAAGAATTCGATAGCTCGGTTGGCGCAAACAAACGCTCAAGAAGGCGATTGGATCTGTCTATCTTTTTTTTGAAGTCGATGATGTCAACAAGATCCACTCCGGTGCGCATACGCAGTTCAGTCTAACATGCGGGCGTATATCTATACTTCCTGTTATGGTTCCAGAGGTAAAGCTTAGTCCTTTAGGTAGACCCGTAGATCCTGATGTAGCACCTGTTGTATCTACTAATACATATGTGGATA
The sequence above is a segment of the Tropheryma whipplei str. Twist genome. Coding sequences within it:
- a CDS encoding bifunctional holo-ACP synthase/tRNA (adenosine(37)-N6)-threonylcarbamoyltransferase complex ATPase subunit type 1 TsaE, which gives rise to MRTGVDLVDIIDFKKKIDRSNRLLERLFAPTELSNSYNRKALSVRFALKESVIKALGGLAGTWHDIQTSGGTHLPISVSLSGSMLLKADELGLNEWAASVTHSSGFAIANVVAQHNTTISHPPWSIQVPTCGATECLGYVLGSVLKPGDVVLLVGELGAGKTTFTKGIAAGLGIESAVVSPTFTLVREHVAQNGGMNHVDCYRLIHDFDDFDLDLDNRVTVVEWPLSFFWNLPRYLSFKIDFTSKDNTRIFTLHAKGFDIKELAFITHTMSQSHTMSQSQ